A genomic segment from Lignipirellula cremea encodes:
- a CDS encoding DUF1552 domain-containing protein, translating into MNTPLASVDRRHFLRGAGVALALPLLESFARAASEQPAAPRRFACFYMPDGVPMPLAEDPAHRDWSWFPHGSGKDFTFSKCLDPLEPLRSDLTVLSGFSHPSARSIHGHSNADQFLTGAATGPAGDYRNSISLDQEFAAHVGDQTRFSSLVMSTDGGAGTPRGAHTLSFNRSGRAIPAEHRPKRIFDMLFVKSDDQAARRLARSESSLDALREDARSLRKTLSANDQKTLDEYLESVRDTEIKVAKAKRWINIPLPQVDVDHLQLDITPEDPRVYLQTMFELIYLAFKTDSTRVATYQIGRENGIGVSDYLARAVGFNLTHQLSHNTKNPGGWKNFGLYCRFLSEEFGRFASRLKATPEPGGNGPMLDNTLLLFGSASSAFHLSRNYPLILAGGKNMGFQHGQYLNHSGDNPAGGAWNGGREPWQQEITREDIPLANLYVTMLQRLGVATDQFADSTGPLDGV; encoded by the coding sequence ATGAATACGCCCCTCGCATCCGTTGATCGTCGACACTTCCTGCGCGGCGCCGGCGTCGCCCTGGCGTTGCCGCTGCTGGAATCGTTTGCACGCGCCGCCTCCGAACAACCGGCCGCGCCCCGGCGGTTCGCCTGTTTCTACATGCCCGACGGCGTGCCGATGCCGCTGGCGGAAGATCCGGCCCACCGCGACTGGTCCTGGTTCCCGCATGGCAGCGGGAAGGATTTCACCTTTTCCAAATGCCTGGATCCGCTGGAGCCGCTGCGGAGCGATCTGACCGTATTGTCGGGCTTCTCGCATCCGTCGGCCCGGTCGATCCACGGCCATTCCAACGCCGACCAGTTCCTGACCGGCGCCGCCACGGGCCCTGCCGGCGACTACCGGAACAGCATTTCGCTCGACCAGGAATTTGCCGCCCACGTGGGCGACCAGACGCGGTTCTCTTCGCTCGTCATGTCAACCGACGGCGGCGCCGGCACGCCCCGCGGCGCGCATACGTTGTCGTTCAATCGCAGCGGCCGGGCCATTCCCGCCGAGCACAGGCCGAAGCGGATCTTCGACATGCTGTTCGTTAAAAGCGATGACCAGGCGGCCCGTCGCCTGGCGCGGAGCGAGAGTTCCCTGGACGCCCTGCGGGAAGACGCCCGCTCCTTGCGAAAAACGCTGTCGGCCAACGACCAGAAGACGCTTGACGAGTACCTGGAATCGGTCCGCGACACGGAGATCAAGGTCGCCAAAGCGAAGCGCTGGATCAACATCCCGCTGCCCCAGGTCGACGTCGATCACCTGCAGCTCGACATCACCCCCGAAGATCCGCGGGTCTATCTGCAGACCATGTTCGAGCTGATCTATCTGGCCTTCAAAACCGATTCCACCCGCGTCGCCACCTACCAGATTGGCCGGGAGAACGGCATCGGCGTCAGCGATTATCTGGCCCGGGCGGTCGGCTTCAACCTGACACATCAACTGTCGCACAACACCAAGAATCCCGGCGGCTGGAAAAACTTTGGCCTGTACTGCCGCTTCCTTAGCGAAGAATTCGGACGCTTCGCCAGTCGCCTGAAAGCGACGCCCGAGCCCGGCGGGAACGGCCCCATGCTGGACAACACGCTGCTGCTGTTCGGGTCTGCTTCCAGCGCGTTCCACCTGTCCCGCAACTACCCGCTGATTCTGGCCGGCGGCAAAAACATGGGCTTCCAGCACGGGCAATACCTGAACCACTCCGGCGACAACCCCGCCGGCGGCGCCTGGAACGGCGGCCGGGAACCGTGGCAGCAAGAGATCACGCGGGAAGACATCCCGCTGGCGAATCTTTATGTCACGATGCTGCAGCGACTCGGCGTAGCAACCGACCAATTCGCCGACAGCACCGGCCCGCTCGACGGCGTGTAA